Proteins from a genomic interval of Microbacterium imperiale:
- a CDS encoding DUF4129 domain-containing protein: MRIPTAPIAPDPDEARRWAEEELSGALYREAEPTPIDRFARGVAEFIGSIFSGQVPETLGPWLAAAAIAVVVVLILIAILIWGRPRRAARSRTPIALFGADETRTADELRADAEAAAARSEWDAAIVLRVRALARGLSERTIIDPQPGATVHRFAADASRAFPQARDDLTAVARSFDDVRYLRRPGSAEAYGAVRSLDQRLASARAEVFAS; encoded by the coding sequence ATGAGGATCCCGACCGCGCCGATCGCGCCCGACCCCGACGAGGCCCGCCGCTGGGCCGAGGAGGAGCTGTCGGGCGCCCTCTACCGCGAGGCGGAGCCGACGCCGATCGATCGCTTCGCGCGCGGCGTCGCCGAGTTCATCGGGTCGATCTTCAGCGGGCAGGTGCCCGAGACGCTCGGACCGTGGCTCGCGGCAGCGGCGATCGCCGTGGTCGTGGTGCTCATCCTGATCGCGATCCTCATCTGGGGCCGCCCGCGCCGCGCGGCGCGCTCGCGAACCCCCATCGCACTCTTCGGCGCGGACGAGACGCGCACGGCCGACGAGCTGCGAGCCGACGCCGAGGCCGCCGCGGCGCGATCGGAGTGGGATGCCGCCATCGTGCTGCGTGTGCGTGCGCTCGCGCGTGGGCTCTCCGAGCGGACCATCATCGACCCGCAGCCCGGAGCGACCGTGCACCGATTCGCCGCCGACGCGTCCCGCGCCTTCCCCCAGGCGCGCGACGACCTCACCGCGGTCGCGCGCAGCTTCGACGACGTCCGCTACCTGCGCCGGCCCGGGTCAGCAGAGGCCTACGGCGCCGTCCGGTCGCTCGATCAGCGGCTCGCCTCGGCCCGCGCGGAGGTGTTCGCCTCGTGA